The following nucleotide sequence is from Vitis vinifera cultivar Pinot Noir 40024 chromosome 14, ASM3070453v1.
aatttcattatgcATGAGTGCACAATATCTTTATTGAAAGAGTTGGtagaaaaaacttttttatttatttattttttcatatttagaatAGTAAATACAATTTTTGTCACATCTCATGTTTTACTCCAAAGGTGTAAAAGTCATTTTACACCTTAAGTCGGAAATATGTGAATTGATCTAAACAATCATCTATCATCAATCTAAACTAAATCAAATTCCTAATAAGATCATAATCTAATACTTTGATACCACTTTGTCTTGTCTCAAGGCCTATTCCATGAGTATGATTATCATTTGACACCTAAGTCGCACCTCAAATAGGAAGACTTAAAGTGTGAATTGACCCAATTGTCATTAGTATCTTCTAGTTAAAAATTGATTGTTTGGGTCAATTCACAAAGTCTTCTGACTTGAGGTGTAAAATGATTGTTCCATCCTTAGAATATCAATCCTTGAAGTAGTCACTTGAGATATGAAATGATTGTTTCATCCTTTGACTAGGTCCACCCTTGGAGTAGGTCTTGGGGTGTGACCATTTTACAagttaaaaattgttattaaaaacaatttttttttttttttctgttttcattAGAAATGACTCATAATAGATCCTACAATTCCGGCAGTAAGAACGTATTTGGTTAGAGGCGATGGTACCATCCACGGGACCATGCCCTCTAATGAATGGCTTGCAAGATGAGCATGCTCAAAATGTGATGGTGCATAGCTGATAGAATATGTTGCATTACAAATtcattggtttttttctttcagattcttcatttttctttttatttgaaattcttatttattaacaggagaaaaaaaatatctccaTAAAACGGCAAATACAATTTGTTTGATTAGAAACTGAGAGTTCATTTCCTATTTACAAGGTAAATTTGGGCTCCAAGCTTAGCGAACAAGGTCCTAATCCTAAATCTTCCTCTTGTTGAAGAAATGTGAGACGGCGAACAAATCTATCCAAGGCTTCTTTCATCCACCAATGCTGACACACTTCTCTTGCCTCCGCCACACTCACCCATTTTCTTTCACGCACGTTCTTCTCTGGCCACAGCTCTAGCTCTTCCTTCACCAGCAAAGGGAACATGAATGCTTCACAATAAGTGTCGTTCCTTTTGCTCTTGAAACTCCATTTACCCAGTTCACGCTGccaaacacacacacaaaattaatttctttttccaatACCCTCTATCTGCAATTAATagcaaaatttaatatttatcctTATCTGCAATAGTTTCCAATCTTAGAAACAAGTAGGGTGAAGCACAAACCTCAACAATGCCCGTAACCCCAGCTTCCTCCACCGTTTCTCGCAAAGCTGCCTCCGTTTTGGACTCATCCGTTTCCCAACCTCCCTGCATATTTATATTGGTAGACTAAATTTCAATGATAGATGAAGAAATTGAATATTCTCCTAAAAAAGCTCATGTCAAAATTGGCATCATTACCCCACTAATAATCTTTTTACCTTTGGGAACAACATGCTTTTGCCCTTCTGTGAACTAATGAGAAGAACTTCCAGTGCTTCCCCATCCTCCAAGGAGCCCTGATTCGTGATTCTGTATCTATAAGGTATGCATCTGCACAACCATTTGTCCACCGCCCAAACACATAagcaaaataataatactaatgatATTGTAATTTCCTTAAAGATATGCAagcacaaatttgaaatttccccATGGAAGTCGCGCCATAAAAGTGAAAATTAATTGTGGAACTATTCCATTTCCATGTCATCCAAACGAACCTTTGGAAAAGCACCAGATTTTCTGGGCAGTTCGTTGAAGAACTCCATTTAGGTGTGGGTGGAAATTAGAACTTCCATCGTATGTAAAAATTGAGAGGAAATTGAAATAGgagaaagaaatatgaaaaaggGAAATGAAATACGAGAGTACTGACCCAACCACCTGGCGACGGCCTTTGTTGTAACGCTGCAAATGCCTTCCGGTGCGAGAAACCAAAGCAAccattctctttttctctcttcgtTTGCTTAACCGGGAAAATTAGAACCAATGGGCTTTCTCGTTTTCTATCTCTATCTCTGTTTTGTGCTGGCTGCTGTCGTCGGCTGAGGGAGGGAGAGAAAGACGCTCTTCAATAATGCATGATAGGGAAATGAGCCCAAGGATCATTCTCTTATAGGCAAATTGGGAGGTGGGgtgataataatataatattgttTCGTCTTTTAAACGCCTAAGGAGTGAGGGTTGGGATTCATGCCAAGTCCACGCGGAGTACAAAGGGGATGATTCTGACGCTCTTTCAGAGCGCGACGGTCGGATGCGTTCTCAGCCATGACTTCTAACTATGATGCGACTGCTGACGTGGACAATAGTGCCTTATCAGATACAGGTCGTTTTGCACCTCTCATCTCCAGTCGAGACTGGACGGACACACGCTTGgtatctttctattttttattttcgtttttcaaagtaattattattttcaattaatggaGCGAATTTTGAgttgttataataaaatatgataagcCTTGTCCCCTCTAGTGCGCTTAGCACATCTAAACACCAACAAATGAGTTGAAGCTTTAAAATCCGTTCATCCCCTTGTCATCTACAGGTCAaagcataattttaaaaataaacaaataaaataaaaattagaataaattagtttttaattatttaaatattcttttaaaaatgtaaatttttattaaattttaatttatttagtttaatatcaaaaattagaaatatatatttaaagattggattattcatgaagataagaaaagtttaaatattcagatgagtagaaaaagaaaatttgaataaataaatgtccATATAGGATGGTGACGTAAGGCAGTGCATCTAGGATGTCACTGTCAGGTGTACACATGGGGGTAAACAACGGTgaactgtttaaaaaaaaaaaaaaaaaagaagggagggCATTCCATGGTTGTGTGCGTGGatgaggaaaaaacaaaaatggcaTTTTattgctaataataataatgcgtGACCGGAGGGtgcaaaatataataataaacaataaacaataaataaagtaaaatgttGATAGAGAATATGATGTTGGGGATGAagatttagttaaaaaaaaggTCTAGGAGGAGTAATGAGATggtatataataataataataataataataataataataataataataataatgagtaatGAGATGATGAATATTTAGTTAAATAAAGTTTTCattactcattattattattattattattattattattataagctATCCATCCACCTTCTTTCTCACATCCTTAAACATGATATTTAATAATCTTATAAGGAGAAAtcaaatattcatatttattgtgTATTTTTTCTACTTAGGGCAACCTTTGGAATTACTCCACCTACAAATTTGCATAGATGATGTTAGCAAAAGGAGGACCAATTAGGTCAACCCCTCTTCGACGATCAAGCCAACCATTATTCTAAGCAAGAGGATCAACTGATAGGGATAAAGTGTATGCTTTTTCACTTACTTGGTTTTAGAGGACAAAAGTCCTTTTATAATTGTCCTTCAAGGTTGATTACAAAAAGGTAATAATGGTGATAGCCTTCAATTATTTATCACTATTGCAATTGAGTGGCCTCCATTACACATAACCATAATATTCACTGCATTGATTATTTGTGGTTGTTACATCCTTAATGCTACGCCCATTAGAGTCATTAATGCAAGGTCAGTTGTTGCTTAGTTTTCACTTGAGATACCTTGTTAAGCTGACAAGGTAGATCATTGTTATGAGATAGTGTGTTGCCCAATACAACCTTTTGATCAATCCATATGTCAATGAATTATTGCAACTCCACATTTTTCacccattttttatatgtcAATGAAAGGGAAAACGAAATTTGGGCTACAAGTCTTTTCAAGGCGACAATTAAAACATCATTGATTAGTCAATTGACATTATCatctgatgcgactcatggtagcttagttttaaaggcgtatcaacaaaatttataccttaaatactattactaaagtagccaagctactatagcatagtggttctaagatcgttcactgggaagggttttcgcaaacactagtgatatttaaattaggaaaataggtgattttcttatggatgttagctttaaaagaagatgtaaatgtttaagaaagatttaaactaatctaagctaacattaaagactaaaatgaaagggtgtaaaaacaagtttctcaaagataggatagctatgctctggctcttatgcaaattggaaatctcaggataggctcctcgcgttggggttgcaactatggtgatgcttgcttcctgaaccggtatggatttagcaaatcaagttttaatcctttaaaatggcaaaacaaatggtagtgaatttcatcaatggttattcaccttagacttcctttgaatggctcgtaagagataactaatggtctaaagccaaaagcttaccaaatattggcaactcaaagtcattccaggtgagaaactcacctttcaatggccattgaaattggttctaacggattaatgcaaaacttggaattgaaaacctcaccttccaatagctcgtaggagataactaatggatagaaatccaaaagcttatcaagtattggccgttggaagttgtccaaaggaaataaaaaccaaactttgcattaatgaaccattaatgaaaaacgactaccttaccttccaggtgcgagaaattccatgggattgcatccaagccatcacataacatccatactttgagaaattaaaagttttagccaatcatcctctgaggacaagccctcagaggctgtttggctactaagaaaatagaaatggggaagaacaggagaagagagaaaaacagagctttatatatttctaagttaatgtacagaggatcgatcccccaatatCCAATCCaatggaggtgttgtgcacctctatatatagcaaaattacaagataaagccttatgtcggctgaatacaaggttacaaaaggaatttacatgagaaaatatcaagctacaaatatctgggaagtcggtggtgcgtgcgtggagaaacagaggaaatttggcaaggtaaaaggcaccttgcgaaattttcgcaaggtgaattactcatgatgcgaagtgccatattttcgcatcatgagttaattcaccttgcgaaatttcgcaaggtgggtcttcatggtgcgaaatggccaaatttcacaccatgaagaaaatctccttgcgaaatggtgttctcatggcttgatgcagttgtcttccgaaggttatatcttcctcatttcagctccaaatcgtacacggtttgaagcgttggattcttgaattcctgagctttgaaatggtatatagaatgtagaaaatggacttcgggaagtgctccaaaagtgcgaaggaagactgcagctgctgtcctctgttttcttcactttgcttgattttcctctttgcttctctttgcttctctcctttgcttggcttgtcttaatgatcgaaaaagctgtcaaaatactaaaactagccacaaatatgattagaagtcattgctaggtccttaacatgccaattggaataaagatggagaactactacacaaaagtgcttaaaacataatgaattaaaagtgtaaaataacactttttagGTAGTAATCATCATCTTAAACTATGATGTTTATGCAGTCTAAGGGAAAAATGACTTATTTATTGCCTGAGTGGTATTATAAATTGGCTAGGATGGTCAACTTTAGGGGCCCTTATTACACAATTGCCTTAGAGTCACCCTAGTTTAACAAGGTTGTTAACTTGTTGCCATACTCGTGGGATCATGTTCTAGTTAGGGTCTATTAGGGTACATCTTTTACTGACTATAAGATCTTGTGCTTAAGTATTGTCTCCTCTTACTAGTTTAAGGACTTCATGATTTGCTTTAGTATTCAAACTTCCTGTAAGGGGCATAATCATTGGACGAAGTCAATACTTAAGCTTCCCTATTGATTGATAATCCCCTTCTTGATTTGAGGTCTAATATCTATTCAGATTGAGACTTTGATTTAACATGTTTCCATCAAGGACAAAGGGCCAGttgtaaaaatttattcaaGATACTAGCTCTAAGAACATTAATATCCCCTTCCACTCCATCTAGACCTTTAAATTCAAGGAATGAGGGTCATTTAGTCATACTCTTTGTCTGATCATCTCAAGATTTCTTATTCTAGATGATCTTTTCAAAGTGATCCTTCTCAACCTTCACATCCTTTGAGCAAGAGTTCAAGCAATGGTCCTGAGTCCCCAATCCTCCATCAAGTATCGATATGATGATTGAATATTATatcaatcacttttttttttttatttatgaggaGCGTTGTTGTTAGGATTGAgtcctaaaagcaagacatgatgaaAACAAAGTCAAACTTAACTGTTCCCTTGATGTCCCTTTTAAGCATTGACATCGATTTAAACATTTGGCTCATATTTCTTACGTTGTACATAATTTGAGttcattaggagttgcatagaggaTACAAGTCATAGGTTTCTTGTAAGTAAATAAGTTATCCAAAGTcagttcatgaatttgagcaattaagtagagattgtagtgcaccacctcttaattAGAATAATGACTTGTCTTAGCCATCGGGATGAATTTCCCAAGGTGAGTGCACTATTGTATGTGATGCATACTGGATAGGAATTacaatgaatcatgatgtaaggctatcGATTGTCATAAGTTACCAAGTCACTATACTACATgtactctcaaccttgagaagatattgagcttgtgccaaaatcaatatgAGGATTTGAACTATAAGTGAAACCCTAAAGTTGTTATACATCCTTAAGGATCGAGTTATTGTTGATATAAGctagtggcaataggtattttcTATAGAAGCACCATAAGGTTTGAGATGTGTATCCCCTTGGGTAATCCAAAGGACATacaatcatgaaatctatgatcACAGTAATTCatttagtagaatttgacatatgctccttagagctagagtatgtcaattgatcacataatgagtgatatatatatatatatatatatatataactcaaTGATTGGAGAGGTAATATTAATAGGTGATatcactaccttattagattatggataccaattcatagggagtctGCATATACTGCATATAATGGATAATAGGTCACAAACTCAAGCTTGGtttcgttgttatttacataaggtatgAGATCTATAataagatgttgaatcaactttagaattggactCTTAAGAACTCAATCCTCTTATAAGTCTTAGTGGTCCTCACTCTAGATTAGCTTTAGGTTGCATAAGGGTTTTTGGTAATTAACAAGGTTGCAAGGAaatagtgaacaaggtctctagattaggctaattgattaattagatgggtttgtgtggttaattaatcaattaggacttattttgagctagattaagtgacttaaacccatatagactcaagtcacttaagcctagtaaaGGAACCTTATAACTACCTCATAGAGGTTTGGGTTTCTAAGGACTTTTGGTGTGACTATCGTCTTCCACCTCCAGAAAACCAAAGCTTCCTCCTTTCCAAAGCCCACTCTTTGGAGTGCCAAGGTCATGGTCAAATTCATCGGGTGAATGACTTTGGGTGTACAAGACCTTCATAGATTGTAAGCTTCTTCTTCTCCACACAGATTTAATGTAAGAACATCTAGATTTAGGTATAAGTCTCTCAATCTCTAGATCTTTATTctaatatgaatttttattttgtatttttccaTTATGTTAGATCTAAAACTTTAAGGATAGATGTATGCACCCTATGAGATTGAGGGCCTGGGAATGGAGTAATATGGAGTTCCCGTCATTTGCTTAGTTATTGAATTAGTTTCCTTGAATATTAGGGTTGTTACTCTAGCCTATGCTTTTGACAACTATTTGTCTCATTTCCACTTTAGGTTTAAGGGGTTAACCCCTAAATTATACCTAAAGTGGGTTCTTCTACTAGGAAATTGAAGGTGGGTATCAGATTTTCTATTTCTTGGGTGGTCATCTTTCATATTCTTTGGTTGCTAACATAGTTGGTGCCCGTACAAAGTTTTCTAAGGTAAGGTTGGAGCTAACTAAGGCATTTTGAGAACATATATAACCTTTGAGTCTAGGAAGTGTTTGGGTTACCAAGAGATTGGTCTGATGAATGAAGCTAAAGAAGACAAAGAAAATGTTGAGGGAAAATAAGAGAGGGAtcaagagaaagagagaaaaaaaacaaaggaataaGAAGGAAAGGGAAATTAATGAcctccctttattttatttttattatttttttttgtaaggcGATGATGTCAAGGTGCCCCATAATATCAAGGTAGTCAAAGATTTTTCTAGGTATTTCTATCATAATGATTTGGTTGTCATAGTAATCTTCTCAAGTAAAAGTGAGGTAGTCGCTCCATGAAGATTATTATCCTTGATAATTATACTCTCTTATGCAAATGGCTTTGAGGAGTCTTATTCACTAGTGATCATTAGAGAGAATTCGTTCCAAGGAGATACTCGCCTTGGTTGACTAAGATCCTTCGAAAATATGACCTTGAGGGATTTTAGCCATTAGGTGTCATTAGACACAAGTCTTCTTAAAAAGATACTCAACTTGATCGACTAAGATTCCTATCCCTTAAGCAAATGCCTTTAAGGGATCTTGATTCTTAGGGACTATTATAAAGGAGTCCTCATAGGGAGGTTCTTGATTTGGTCAATAAGGTcccttaagaatttttttttaaaggcatCTTAGCCATTAGATTTCATTAGGGAGGAATTGTCCCAAGGAGATACTTGATCTAACTGACTAGGTCTCTTAGGCAAACATCCTTAAGGGATTTTGGGGATTCATTATGCTTGAACTTTTGATAGGAGTTTGatagttattttattgataGTACTTTCGTAGATTACATGCATGCCATGGTCAAGGAATCTTTGTTCATTTAGATGTTTAATATGATATACTACCCCTTCTAATGTGATTCCAACTCTATAGGGTTTGTCCTAATTGGTTAATGATTTTCCTTTGGTGAGGTCTTATGTGTTATCAAACACTCTTCCCATGattatctcttcttcttgaaATTGCCTTCTTTATACTTTCTTATTATAGGATATTGTTATTTGTTAACGATAGCTAACAGCTCTTAAGGCtaacactttttttctttcttccagtAAGTTAAGATCTACATAGTAGTCGATTGAGTTGATCATCTATCTCAAGGTTGGAATCCTTATCTCAGTGAGAATAATGAATTATGCCTCATATTTTAAGGCAAAGGGGTTTCTCATGTGAACTCTCTCATAGTCATTCGGTATACCTAGAAAACTATTAGGAGTTCATCTGCCCAATTGCCTTTAGCTTTATCTAGTCATTTATTTAGATAATTCAAGATGGTCTTGTTAGTGGCCTCAGCTTAATCATTACCTTATGGATGCCTAAGAGTAAAGAACATGTTTGTGATCTTAAGTTCTTCACATAAGCCTTTGAATTCTTTGCAACCAAATTAGTTGTCATTATTAGTAATCAATATCCAAGATATGCCAAACTGATAGAATGTTACGGAGAATTAATTTTTGTACatccttttctttcatttgcatATTTGTCTTAGAATTGGTCCATCTGGTATAATAATCAATGGTCACAAGCATGTACTATTTTTGTCTTAATGTGAGTGGCATGTGTTCAATTATGTCTAGGCCACACTATGTTCCATGATGTGGATAATTCTAATGACTCTTTAGGAGCATGTCATGATATGAGAATAAAGCATTGgaatttttcacatttttaggTATCATTGGACATCTTATCTTATGGTTAGAAATACTATAGTATGAACCTAAAAAGTTGGGTGGAGCTTTTAGATAGCTATTACCAAAATAAAGATTAACTTTTCCAAGGGTGAATGCATGGTTCTTGAGTCTACTAGGGCTTTACTAACATAGTAAATTGAGATGTGAATTCCTTTATGTTCTCTGGTTAGAGCAATACTAAGTATAATAGTAATTCCTCCCATATTACTAGTGTGGCAAGGTTCATGAATTAGACAATTACTTTTTAAGCTTAaggaagacttttttttttttcatttccacgCTATCCTCCTCTTATACTAAGAAGTTTATAAAAGGGAACATATCGATCAATGCACTTTGAGATGAATCTTCTAAGGATAACTATTTCTACAATCAACTATTGAACATCCTTTAATGTCAATAAGgaagcattttttatttatttatggcatTTGATATGGTTTAGGCTAGTATTGAATCCTTAATTATTACCTAACAATAGATCCTAAAAACTTactatttcaattatttatcattttcttctaTTACAATCACTGTTCTTTTggctttatatttttattgaatttaactTAACATGGGCTATGATAGGTAACATGTCCTAGGCCGTTTCAAGCGTGGCATTTTTCACTCCTTGGAATGAATATGGAGTTGGTGGAATACCATATCTCATTTGGGTACTTAGTGGAATATGAAACATATGAGCCATGTGATAAAACATGCTATTCCGTACTATTAATTTGAAacttatattaaaagaaaaaaagaaaaaaagagattgGATATTGTTATTCCATTTTGACCCGTGTgcttagtttattattattattttttaataaaaaaaataaatttagtgtTTTTACAATCACACGCCGTACTTGTTGACGACAATGGAAGAATTGTGAAACAACCGATACGTCTTCAACTCCAAAACCCACGTGGAAGTTGAGCATCTCCCATCAATTAATTTATACAGATATTTCAATGAAAATCTTTGTTCTTGAAGGTCTTAGACTTGGTTTATCACTGCTTTAGGTTCCTTATCACGTGCATAATCCTTTCCCGATTTATTTATGGAAAGCAAAGTCAATATTGAATTGCACCATTCAACTTACTTGCAATATTTACTTGTAGGATCTAAACTATTTTATTgttaaacaaaaaataggaattaaatcattttatttttcaaataagaatattaaatattatatatatatatatatatatatatatatatatatatatatatatatatatatatatatatatatatatatcttatagGCATACCATTTATGTGAcaaaaccttttttattttcaaatatcttgatatattcattatttggtgtattaacctcttaagttatgtttgattcctgaaaaatattaa
It contains:
- the LOC100251546 gene encoding nudix hydrolase 18, mitochondrial, which gives rise to MVALVSRTGRHLQRYNKGRRQVVGCIPYRYRITNQGSLEDGEALEVLLISSQKGKSMLFPKGGWETDESKTEAALRETVEEAGVTGIVERELGKWSFKSKRNDTYCEAFMFPLLVKEELELWPEKNVRERKWVSVAEAREVCQHWWMKEALDRFVRRLTFLQQEEDLGLGPCSLSLEPKFTL